The DNA sequence CGACCGCCTTTCGCGTAGAAACTTTGGCCCTCCAGATTCTTCTTACACATCTGTAACACACAGATACACACCGTTAACGATTAAAATACGTTTCTTTAACTTTCTCCGCTAGAGATCGATCGGTTTATTTCGAGAAGCATTCTCGCACTAATTGCGTACCGTGCAGTTGAAACACTGGCTATGGTAATTATTGTTCAGGGCCTCCACCCAGCGATCTCCAGCTTCGACTGGGAATCCACACGCGAAACATTTTGTCGTGAACAATTCGTTCCAATCTGCGCAATAACGTAAAaggaaattcaattttttaacgcGTTTGCTTTCAAGTTGGCTCTTTAAGTGAAGAATTGAGAACATTTAACCAACCAGCTTCGCAGTAGGGCAATCCTTCTTCGAGGAAGAACTGACTGTTGCCAAACAGCTTGCCACAATAGGAACATTTGAAGCATTCAGGGTGGAAATGTTTTCCAATTGCGTTCAGGCAGTCCTAGAGTCATAACCATAAACGGATAAACCGATGAGTTTCTAAGCTAACGTTATACAGATTTAAACAGCTTTTGCGAAAAACTTACGCCTTTGATCTTGTTGTTGCATCTGTTGCAAGATGGGGCGATGAAACGTTCGAAGCAGTATTCGCAATAGAGTTGGCCCTTCTCTTCTACAAAGCCGATATCTTGAAGAGGTCGACGACATTGGGTGTTTACGCAGACGAAATGATCGGGGCACCAAATTTGTCCCAAAGCGGTGATGAATGGTCCCCTAAATAATCGCGATGATTACACATTTTTCCAAGCCGCTGATGGAAGCTAGTATTTTGATACGAAAGAAGCAAGACGTAGCACAGCAAAGAACGATTGCCCGTAAGACAACTATTTTACGAACCTTATGCACTCTTTGTCGTTTTTACAGCACACTGGTTTTACGACGAGACCATTTGACTTGTGATTAGTATTTTCTTCGTTAGCTGTTAACATCGTGCAAACAAGTGAACATTGTTAATCACGTCAGAACAGGATAACGAATTAAAGTTATTATTAGACAACCAAACAAAACAAGTTTTGTCAAACAATACTCGTAAATTGTAACGCACTGCAGACGTTCTTTGGTATTTACAAGCAAACATCACCGACTTTCTAATCTAACGGTATCTCCTGATAAGAGGATCGGATCAAATTTGTACACAATGAAGGTGTAGCCAAACTCTGTCCAACAAAGTGTTTAAAAACATCATCAGTCAGATAGTCCCTTCCCAAGCGCATGTCGATGGATCGATATTTAAAACACGAGGAGCTAAAAAAGCGACTGAACCGTCGTCGTTCGATGACGGAGaacagaaaatataaaaggGGGATGCGGCAAACACTGAAAAAAAACAACAAACGGAACACCTAACAACAAAGGGGGAGTACCTGACGTAAGAGTTGCAATAGGCGCACAGGGGCAATCGTGATCCCGGTCCAGTTGCTTGATTTAGGATGCCCCTTCCTCGCTTTGGCGCGCTGCTACCAGCGAAAGTTCCGCTCTTCGACCCGGCACCACCGAGACCACCGACTCCGGTACCTAGATCCGGGTGGGATGACAAATTTGGTGGGTCTACTAAACTGTGGGTATTACTAGAGGGTTCACAATGGATACCGTCCTGACAGTAATTTTGGGTTCCACATTGATTTCCGGTTTGACAACGGTTGTTAATCGAACATTGATCACCTGACTGGCAACGGGTTTCGGTGGAACGACAATAGCTTTGGGTTGTGCAGCAATAACTCTTAGTCTCGCTGCAGCTTTGCTTTTGGCTTTGGCTCTGAGCTTCGGGCTTGTACAATTGCACGGTGGGAACGTTCTGGCCAGTTTTGGCAGTCAGTCGTGCGAGCTGCCCACTCAAATTAGTGCGAGGCTTGTGAATAGGCTGGAAGGAGTTTTTATTCTGAGAGCAGGCAGTGGAAGTGTCCTCGTAGGGTAGAGGGATCTGTGGGAAAGGAAGCTTTGCCCTCGATGAAGGTAGACCAGGTTTGGAGCAGGGTGCCACGCAAACGGATCCGTCGGGACACGGTGACACGCAGATTCCGCTCTCTGGACAGTTCGGAATATCGATCTCGCAGGCAGATTCTCGGCCGCAGCGACCAGATGGTTGGCCACAGGTTCCAGTTTTCATGCCAAAGCAAGGCGAAACGCACACTCCCGAGCGATCGGCAGTTGGGACCACGCATACGCCTGATTTTTGGCAAGAGGTATTCGGTCCTTCGCACGGTACCACTACCACGCCTGCCTTGGTACCTTGATCGGAGTGAGCTTTGCAAGGTAATACCGTTACACCGGTGTCTGGACAGGGTTTCGATGCTGGAGTTCCGTAACTAACGTGACGCACTTCCGTCGAGCTGCTGTAAACTGGCTGGACAGCGGAGCTCGTTTCCGTTTTCGAGACCATGGGACAGAGCAGCGAAGGTTTGGAGGGACTCGTTCTGCTAATGGCACATACGCCTTTAGGTGGTTTCTCTCGTGGTTCTGTTCTCTCTGGCAAAGGCCGAGCTGGAACTCTTCTCTCGCATCTCTCGAAATCTTCGGTGACTTCGAGCGATCTCTTCACCACCGATTTCTTCTCCTCGCTCGTTTCCTCGCTGGTCATGTACCGTTTCTCTTGATACTGAGCATGAACCGCGTCCGTGGGTTCTTTGCCTGGATCGTCGGTGCGTTTTTCGTCGAAGTCTACGGTCTTGGAAGCGGCGTACTCGGCGTGTCTATGCCCGTCGTCGGTGTCCTCGTCTACTTTATAAGACACGCTCTTTTTAGTAGGGAAATGTATCGAACTTCGCTTCGTTGGTGGAGGATCTTCTCTGATTCTGGGTGCGTGAGCCTTCACGTAACAAGGAGGAGGTTCCGGAGGTCCTTGAGCAGGCGATTTAGACCTTCCTGGAGTTGGAGTCGGAGTTCTGCTCGGCACATACGTGTGACTTTCAACCGCACCTCTTCTCATGGCCACTAAATTTCTTTGGTACGACGGAATAGTGTCTGGTTTCTTCAGAGAAGCGGTTATAACTTTGCTACTCGGCGTCTGAGGTCGCGATCTCACCGGAGATGGGGAAGTATCTCTCAGACGAAAATCAGGCGGAGGAGTAGGCAAAGGTCGAGGAGTGCACGGTTTAGGCGGAGGTTCCGTTCGGCTGCTTCTTCCCTCGCCGTATAAGATATCAGCGGGAGGACAATGAGCGCTTCCGTCCGGGTAAAGCGAGGGTGTCTGAGAACGACTGGCGATTTTCTGGTCCTCGGGTCCGATCTCGCGACTAAGAGGCGTGTACGGTCGTTCCGGAGCGATCGTGAGTGCTTCCTGAAACGGAGAAATCGGTCGAAGTTCTTTCTTGGGCGGTTTAGGTCGACACCTATGGTCCAAGTATATAGTTTCCTCCGTGTACACTTCCTTTACGCTGCTGGAAGACGTACTGAGAGGCGTGTATGGTCGATCAGGCGCGGTCGTTAGAGCGTTCACCATTTCAGACTTCCACTCTTTAGGAGTCGAATTCTGAAGGGCAGAATGAGGTATCGGTTTCGGGCCTGTATCAGTCTGCTTCATAAATTGAACGcgttttttattcgtttccaTGATTTCCTGAGCCGGAGGATACTTGGAGCATACGCGTCGATCCCTCGGCGCTTGTTGATCCCTCAGACTTTTGTGGACCTGTACCTGTTCTCTTAAACTCTTTTTGCGCTCATCTTCGATGCATCTTCTTCTGACGCGTTCTTGAACCAACACTTCCTCCGTGATCTCCTCGTAAGTCTCTTTGATGAGCTTCTTGCGTCCGGGAGTGTCGCTGTCGGCTTCCGTCACTCTTTCCTCGCGAACGACCGTCCTTCCCAGAGGTTGTTCTCGAACTTCTTCCACTTCTTCCTCACCTTCCTCGAAAGTCACGTGTCTGCTTCGTTCTTCTTCCTCCTGTCGTTTTCGCTCCTCTTCCTCTCGccgtcttcttctttcttcctcctcctctcgTCTCctcctttcttcctcttcctgcCTACGtctctcctcctcctcctcctcccgctttctctcctcctcttcctGTTTCGCTTTCTCTACCATTTGCTGCACATCCACGGCAGAGGTGACCACTTCGGCAGACTCAACGACCGTCTTTTCTTCAGCGTCCTCGACGTCTCTTTCCACCTGAGTGGTGGTCCTTCTCGTGtaagtttcttcttctttttccaccGTTTCTTCCTCCGTTGTTTCCTCTCTGGACTCCTCTCTAGGTTCCTCCACCATCGGGGTATCGGGTCGCATCGGTGACGGTTCGACAGTTTTCTCTAAAGTCATTTTCGTCTTCACGTGCATTCCATCGACATCTTCTTCCGACGTCTCCGTTATGAAGTCGTGTTCTCCTTTGATTCCTACGGTGCCTTCGTCTTCGATCTCGTCCGCCGGTCTCAAGTCTATCACCTCCTTGTCGATCtcggtcgtctcctccttcgCTTCTTCTTGCTTTAGCACGTGTTGTGTCGGCAGCGGCGGCTTCTCGCAGATAGTCTGTTCGCGTCTACAAATTTCCGCCCGGTACGAACGATGCTCTTCCCGAAATGGTTGATTCCTCTCGCATATCCTTTCCTCCTGACAGATTTCCTTCTGATGGAACTTCTTGCACACTTTGGGAGGCTCGACCCCGCTGTAAGTCTGCTCGTACAGATTGCTGCCTGTCGTAACGGTGGCTGTCCATGGTTTTGGTATAGGCTGAACGATTCTGGTAGGCGTCAGAGATCTCCTGACACCGTCGGTCGAGCCTGGTCTCGATGTTACCTCGCCTCTCGACTGTTTGCCGGTGATCTCCACCAGCTCCACCTTTCTATACGCTGGACCTGGACAACTGACTCGATCCATCGGTTCTTCCTCGAAGCGATAGCACTGTTTCGTGACCCTCTCCACCTCCCTATCTGTGCTTTCGTCTCTCTTCCTTGTCAGCGCCCTCTCGCAGGCCTCGATGCAggctttcttttcttttaccGCTTGTCTACTTCTTCGATCGAGGGCAGGATTAGGATCGATGTACAAAGGACTGGCAGTGGGATAAGTAATATCTTCGATCGGCTTTGGGGGCGGCCAGGTCAGGCTTTTCGATTTTACAGAGCTGGGACGGTACTCGGTCTTGGTGTCCTCGACGATCTCGTAATAGTAGGACTTTTCGTGGGTTTCCGTCGAGCTTTCTGGGATCATGATGTTTCACGGGATCGTTCCGCAGGAGGGAGATCGATGGAATTTTGCCGGGTGCACGGTCGGAAGCGAGCAAACGGAAATCAGATTGCACGAGGCACACAAAACGTTTGACACACGCGTTTGATAACACAGGCGGTAGGTGGGAGTTTTGGGGCGTGTtagaaagaacgaaagaaaaacaaagaaatcaGCTGTGAGTAAGAAGCACATTGACCGATACGTGCCCGTGATCCTTTTGTCGTAAAGCAAGTTCATGTTGACGATCATCGAATATTTAACTGAAAAGATAATGGGCTACTGGATCGCGGGCACGTCCAGGACGCTAAATAAAAAGAAGCGCAGCttaagaatgaaaaaagataACGAACGATAGCCAGGATCAGGAAGTTACACATTTTCGTGATCGGCTGGCTGCGTTCAAGCGATGAAAAACCAAAGCTCGTGATTAAAGCGATTGATCAACGCGTTAATTAAGCGTTACGAGTGAGCAGACGCACTTCTCCAAAATCATTCGCCACTCGAACACTCTGTCATTGAACGATCTGCAGATTCGAAGATCAATCGCATCTCTAGACgatcgtaaaaaaaaaagggaacaCGAATTTCGAGCGCTGTGGGTTAGCATCTCGACCTTGAGTGCACCTCGAAGGAGTCGATGCGAAGCTAGGAAAAAATGTAGTTAATCAACGGTACTTTGGAGGATCTTGAAGATGCGTGTACGTGTGTATACGTCTATGTATCGtaatatgtatgtgtgtgacATGAAGTGGTAAAGGGAACAACATGTATCGAGCGAAGAGCGCTTGTTCGGCTTAACTATCGCTTTATTTCGCAATCGCAGTAAGTTCTCAACACTTTACGAGAAA is a window from the Bombus huntii isolate Logan2020A chromosome 6, iyBomHunt1.1, whole genome shotgun sequence genome containing:
- the LOC126866354 gene encoding uncharacterized protein LOC126866354 isoform X5, giving the protein MAQLINVKLSRFDGSPWGFRLQGGKDFGTPLVVQKVNTGSPAEAAGLKAGDAVIRVNNTEMYNLRHKDAQDVIVRAGNNFELTIQRGGSTWKPHVSPISSALPSPSPTAGLGNIAPVTKTSLAAKKQDGSHIGSGHNFSPKPFLNGTGDGSIKSIVNKQYNSPVGIYSEETIAETLSAQAEVLAGGVLGVNFKKNEKNYNAENSEVFKMVQEADKEPKTPEPVPPRTEFYSSVSHAVGGRATSPRSPTPLFHALHGIPAVNYNESPSSKRQVQRQESSSSSPASSVVRCSNCDRVLVGVFVRIKDKNLHVECFKCSTCGTSLKNVGYYNINNKLYCDIHAKLVARQNAPAGMVPITIPPGGKAPASTISAALANAPLSPPLSNHASSPQPFSAYNRTSPDYGFPNSQLSSPNRNGCISNDNCHWESKTFTSTITIQTGCTEPTRLGTSPVNPPSFRSVQAPASNNLIGPKPFGGSSTTISSPPLANTGNSTLPRPQSQTVTESSTETHEKSYYYEIVEDTKTEYRPSSVKSKSLTWPPPKPIEDITYPTASPLYIDPNPALDRRSRQAVKEKKACIEACERALTRKRDESTDREVERVTKQCYRFEEEPMDRVSCPGPAYRKVELVEITGKQSRGEVTSRPGSTDGVRRSLTPTRIVQPIPKPWTATVTTGSNLYEQTYSGVEPPKVCKKFHQKEICQEERICERNQPFREEHRSYRAEICRREQTICEKPPLPTQHVLKQEEAKEETTEIDKEVIDLRPADEIEDEGTVGIKGEHDFITETSEEDVDGMHVKTKMTLEKTVEPSPMRPDTPMVEEPREESREETTEEETVEKEEETYTRRTTTQVERDVEDAEEKTVVESAEVVTSAVDVQQMVEKAKQEEEERKREEEEEERRRQEEEERRRREEEEERRRRREEEERKRQEEEERSRHVTFEEGEEEVEEVREQPLGRTVVREERVTEADSDTPGRKKLIKETYEEITEEVLVQERVRRRCIEDERKKSLREQEALTIAPERPYTPLSREIGPEDQKIASRSQTPSLYPDGSAHCPPADILYGEGRSSRTEPPPKPCTPRPLPTPPPDFRLRDTSPSPVRSRPQTPSSKVITASLKKPDTIPSYQRNLVAMRRGAVESHTYVPSRTPTPTPGRSKSPAQGPPEPPPCYVKAHAPRIREDPPPTKRSSIHFPTKKSVSYKVDEDTDDGHRHAEYAASKTVDFDEKRTDDPGKEPTDAVHAQYQEKRYMTSEETSEEKKSVVKRSLEVTEDFERCERRVPARPLPERTEPREKPPKGVCAISRTSPSKPSLLCPMVSKTETSSAVQPVYSSSTEVRHVSYGTPASKPCPDTGVTVLPCKAHSDQGTKAGVVVVPCEGPNTSCQKSGVCVVPTADRSGVCVSPCFGMKTGTCGQPSGRCGRESACEIDIPNCPESGICVSPCPDGSVCVAPCSKPGLPSSRAKLPFPQIPLPYEDTSTACSQNKNSFQPIHKPRTNLSGQLARLTAKTGQNVPTVQLYKPEAQSQSQKQSCSETKSYCCTTQSYCRSTETRCQSGDQCSINNRCQTGNQCGTQNYCQDGIHCEPSSNTHSLVDPPNLSSHPDLGTGVGGLGGAGSKSGTFAGSSAPKRGRGILNQATGPGSRLPLCAYCNSYVRGPFITALGQIWCPDHFVCVNTQCRRPLQDIGFVEEKGQLYCEYCFERFIAPSCNRCNNKIKGDCLNAIGKHFHPECFKCSYCGKLFGNSQFFLEEGLPYCEADWNELFTTKCFACGFPVEAGDRWVEALNNNYHSQCFNCTMCKKNLEGQSFYAKGGRPFCKNHAR
- the LOC126866354 gene encoding uncharacterized protein LOC126866354 isoform X4, whose protein sequence is MAQLINVKLSRFDGSPWGFRLQGGKDFGTPLVVQKVNTGSPAEAAGLKAGDAVIRVNNTEMYNLRHKDAQDVIVRAGNNFELTIQRGGSTWKPHVSPISSALPSPSPTAGLGNIAPVTKTSLAAKKQDGSHIGSGHNFSPKPFLNGTGDGSIKSIVNKQYNSPVGIYSEETIAETLSAQAEVLAGGVLGVNFKKNEKNYNAENSEVFKMVQEADKEPKTPEPVPPRTEFYSSVSHAVGGRATSPRSPTPLFHALHGIPAVNYNESPSSKRQVQRQESSSSSPASSVVRCSNCDRVLVGVFVRIKDKNLHVECFKCSTCGTSLKNVGYYNINNKLYCDIHAKLVARQNAPAGMVPITIPPGGKAPASTISAALANAPLSPPLSNHASSPQPFSAPASNNLIGPKPFGGSSTTISSPPLANTGNSTLPRPQSQTVTESSTETHEKSYYYEIVEDTKTEYRPSSVKSKSLTWPPPKPIEDITYPTASPLYIDPNPALDRRSRQAVKEKKACIEACERALTRKRDESTDREVERVTKQCYRFEEEPMDRVSCPGPAYRKVELVEITGKQSRGEVTSRPGSTDGVRRSLTPTRIVQPIPKPWTATVTTGSNLYEQTYSGVEPPKVCKKFHQKEICQEERICERNQPFREEHRSYRAEICRREQTICEKPPLPTQHVLKQEEAKEETTEIDKEVIDLRPADEIEDEGTVGIKGEHDFITETSEEDVDGMHVKTKMTLEKTVEPSPMRPDTPMVEEPREESREETTEEETVEKEEETYTRRTTTQVERDVEDAEEKTVVESAEVVTSAVDVQQMVEKAKQEEEERKREEEEEERRRQEEEERRRREEEEERRRRREEEERKRQEEEERSRHVTFEEGEEEVEEVREQPLGRTVVREERVTEADSDTPGRKKLIKETYEEITEEVLVQERVRRRCIEDERKKSLREQVQVHKSLRDQQAPRDRRVCSKYPPAQEIMETNKKRVQFMKQTDTGPKPIPHSALQNSTPKEWKSEMVNALTTAPDRPYTPLSTSSSSVKEVYTEETIYLDHRCRPKPPKKELRPISPFQEALTIAPERPYTPLSREIGPEDQKIASRSQTPSLYPDGSAHCPPADILYGEGRSSRTEPPPKPCTPRPLPTPPPDFRLRDTSPSPVRSRPQTPSSKVITASLKKPDTIPSYQRNLVAMRRGAVESHTYVPSRTPTPTPGRSKSPAQGPPEPPPCYVKAHAPRIREDPPPTKRSSIHFPTKKSVSYKVDEDTDDGHRHAEYAASKTVDFDEKRTDDPGKEPTDAVHAQYQEKRYMTSEETSEEKKSVVKRSLEVTEDFERCERRVPARPLPERTEPREKPPKGVCAISRTSPSKPSLLCPMVSKTETSSAVQPVYSSSTEVRHVSYGTPASKPCPDTGVTVLPCKAHSDQGTKAGVVVVPCEGPNTSCQKSGVCVVPTADRSGVCVSPCFGMKTGTCGQPSGRCGRESACEIDIPNCPESGICVSPCPDGSVCVAPCSKPGLPSSRAKLPFPQIPLPYEDTSTACSQNKNSFQPIHKPRTNLSGQLARLTAKTGQNVPTVQLYKPEAQSQSQKQSCSETKSYCCTTQSYCRSTETRCQSGDQCSINNRCQTGNQCGTQNYCQDGIHCEPSSNTHSLVDPPNLSSHPDLGTGVGGLGGAGSKSGTFAGSSAPKRGRGILNQATGPGSRLPLCAYCNSYVRGPFITALGQIWCPDHFVCVNTQCRRPLQDIGFVEEKGQLYCEYCFERFIAPSCNRCNNKIKGDCLNAIGKHFHPECFKCSYCGKLFGNSQFFLEEGLPYCEADWNELFTTKCFACGFPVEAGDRWVEALNNNYHSQCFNCTMCKKNLEGQSFYAKGGRPFCKNHAR
- the LOC126866354 gene encoding uncharacterized protein LOC126866354 isoform X3, whose translation is MAQLINVKLSRFDGSPWGFRLQGGKDFGTPLVVQKVNTGSPAEAAGLKAGDAVIRVNNTEMYNLRHKDAQDVIVRAGNNFELTIQRGGSTWKPHVSPISSALPSPSPTAGLGNIAPVTKTSLAAKKQDGSHIGSGHNFSPKPFLNGTGDGSIKSIVNKQYNSPVGIYSEETIAETLSAQAEVLAGGVLGVNFKKNEKNYNAENSEVFKMVQEADKEPKTPEPVPPRTEFYSSVSHAVGGRATSPRSPTPLFHALHGIPAVNYNESPSSKRQVQRQESSSSSPASSVVRCSNCDRVLVGVFVRIKDKNLHVECFKCSTCGTSLKNVGYYNINNKLYCDIHAKLVARQNAPAGMVPITIPPGGKAPASTISAALANAPLSPPLSNHASSPQPFSPTRLGTSPVNPPSFRSVQAPASNNLIGPKPFGGSSTTISSPPLANTGNSTLPRPQSQTVTESSTETHEKSYYYEIVEDTKTEYRPSSVKSKSLTWPPPKPIEDITYPTASPLYIDPNPALDRRSRQAVKEKKACIEACERALTRKRDESTDREVERVTKQCYRFEEEPMDRVSCPGPAYRKVELVEITGKQSRGEVTSRPGSTDGVRRSLTPTRIVQPIPKPWTATVTTGSNLYEQTYSGVEPPKVCKKFHQKEICQEERICERNQPFREEHRSYRAEICRREQTICEKPPLPTQHVLKQEEAKEETTEIDKEVIDLRPADEIEDEGTVGIKGEHDFITETSEEDVDGMHVKTKMTLEKTVEPSPMRPDTPMVEEPREESREETTEEETVEKEEETYTRRTTTQVERDVEDAEEKTVVESAEVVTSAVDVQQMVEKAKQEEEERKREEEEEERRRQEEEERRRREEEEERRRRREEEERKRQEEEERSRHVTFEEGEEEVEEVREQPLGRTVVREERVTEADSDTPGRKKLIKETYEEITEEVLVQERVRRRCIEDERKKSLREQVQVHKSLRDQQAPRDRRVCSKYPPAQEIMETNKKRVQFMKQTDTGPKPIPHSALQNSTPKEWKSEMVNALTTAPDRPYTPLSTSSSSVKEVYTEETIYLDHRCRPKPPKKELRPISPFQEALTIAPERPYTPLSREIGPEDQKIASRSQTPSLYPDGSAHCPPADILYGEGRSSRTEPPPKPCTPRPLPTPPPDFRLRDTSPSPVRSRPQTPSSKVITASLKKPDTIPSYQRNLVAMRRGAVESHTYVPSRTPTPTPGRSKSPAQGPPEPPPCYVKAHAPRIREDPPPTKRSSIHFPTKKSVSYKVDEDTDDGHRHAEYAASKTVDFDEKRTDDPGKEPTDAVHAQYQEKRYMTSEETSEEKKSVVKRSLEVTEDFERCERRVPARPLPERTEPREKPPKGVCAISRTSPSKPSLLCPMVSKTETSSAVQPVYSSSTEVRHVSYGTPASKPCPDTGVTVLPCKAHSDQGTKAGVVVVPCEGPNTSCQKSGVCVVPTADRSGVCVSPCFGMKTGTCGQPSGRCGRESACEIDIPNCPESGICVSPCPDGSVCVAPCSKPGLPSSRAKLPFPQIPLPYEDTSTACSQNKNSFQPIHKPRTNLSGQLARLTAKTGQNVPTVQLYKPEAQSQSQKQSCSETKSYCCTTQSYCRSTETRCQSGDQCSINNRCQTGNQCGTQNYCQDGIHCEPSSNTHSLVDPPNLSSHPDLGTGVGGLGGAGSKSGTFAGSSAPKRGRGILNQATGPGSRLPLCAYCNSYVRGPFITALGQIWCPDHFVCVNTQCRRPLQDIGFVEEKGQLYCEYCFERFIAPSCNRCNNKIKGDCLNAIGKHFHPECFKCSYCGKLFGNSQFFLEEGLPYCEADWNELFTTKCFACGFPVEAGDRWVEALNNNYHSQCFNCTMCKKNLEGQSFYAKGGRPFCKNHAR
- the LOC126866354 gene encoding uncharacterized protein LOC126866354 isoform X1, with product MAQLINVKLSRFDGSPWGFRLQGGKDFGTPLVVQKVNTGSPAEAAGLKAGDAVIRVNNTEMYNLRHKDAQDVIVRAGNNFELTIQRGGSTWKPHVSPISSALPSPSPTAGLGNIAPVTKTSLAAKKQDGSHIGSGHNFSPKPFLNGTGDGSIKSIVNKQYNSPVGIYSEETIAETLSAQAEVLAGGVLGVNFKKNEKNYNAENSEVFKMVQEADKEPKTPEPVPPRTEFYSSVSHAVGGRATSPRSPTPLFHALHGIPAVNYNESPSSKRQVQRQESSSSSPASSVVRCSNCDRVLVGVFVRIKDKNLHVECFKCSTCGTSLKNVGYYNINNKLYCDIHAKLVARQNAPAGMVPITIPPGGKAPASTISAALANAPLSPPLSNHASSPQPFSAYNRTSPDYGFPNSQLSSPNRNGCISNDNCHWESKTFTSTITIQTGCTEPTRLGTSPVNPPSFRSVQAPASNNLIGPKPFGGSSTTISSPPLANTGNSTLPRPQSQTVTESSTETHEKSYYYEIVEDTKTEYRPSSVKSKSLTWPPPKPIEDITYPTASPLYIDPNPALDRRSRQAVKEKKACIEACERALTRKRDESTDREVERVTKQCYRFEEEPMDRVSCPGPAYRKVELVEITGKQSRGEVTSRPGSTDGVRRSLTPTRIVQPIPKPWTATVTTGSNLYEQTYSGVEPPKVCKKFHQKEICQEERICERNQPFREEHRSYRAEICRREQTICEKPPLPTQHVLKQEEAKEETTEIDKEVIDLRPADEIEDEGTVGIKGEHDFITETSEEDVDGMHVKTKMTLEKTVEPSPMRPDTPMVEEPREESREETTEEETVEKEEETYTRRTTTQVERDVEDAEEKTVVESAEVVTSAVDVQQMVEKAKQEEEERKREEEEEERRRQEEEERRRREEEEERRRRREEEERKRQEEEERSRHVTFEEGEEEVEEVREQPLGRTVVREERVTEADSDTPGRKKLIKETYEEITEEVLVQERVRRRCIEDERKKSLREQVQVHKSLRDQQAPRDRRVCSKYPPAQEIMETNKKRVQFMKQTDTGPKPIPHSALQNSTPKEWKSEMVNALTTAPDRPYTPLSTSSSSVKEVYTEETIYLDHRCRPKPPKKELRPISPFQEALTIAPERPYTPLSREIGPEDQKIASRSQTPSLYPDGSAHCPPADILYGEGRSSRTEPPPKPCTPRPLPTPPPDFRLRDTSPSPVRSRPQTPSSKVITASLKKPDTIPSYQRNLVAMRRGAVESHTYVPSRTPTPTPGRSKSPAQGPPEPPPCYVKAHAPRIREDPPPTKRSSIHFPTKKSVSYKVDEDTDDGHRHAEYAASKTVDFDEKRTDDPGKEPTDAVHAQYQEKRYMTSEETSEEKKSVVKRSLEVTEDFERCERRVPARPLPERTEPREKPPKGVCAISRTSPSKPSLLCPMVSKTETSSAVQPVYSSSTEVRHVSYGTPASKPCPDTGVTVLPCKAHSDQGTKAGVVVVPCEGPNTSCQKSGVCVVPTADRSGVCVSPCFGMKTGTCGQPSGRCGRESACEIDIPNCPESGICVSPCPDGSVCVAPCSKPGLPSSRAKLPFPQIPLPYEDTSTACSQNKNSFQPIHKPRTNLSGQLARLTAKTGQNVPTVQLYKPEAQSQSQKQSCSETKSYCCTTQSYCRSTETRCQSGDQCSINNRCQTGNQCGTQNYCQDGIHCEPSSNTHSLVDPPNLSSHPDLGTGVGGLGGAGSKSGTFAGSSAPKRGRGILNQATGPGSRLPLCAYCNSYVRGPFITALGQIWCPDHFVCVNTQCRRPLQDIGFVEEKGQLYCEYCFERFIAPSCNRCNNKIKGDCLNAIGKHFHPECFKCSYCGKLFGNSQFFLEEGLPYCEADWNELFTTKCFACGFPVEAGDRWVEALNNNYHSQCFNCTMCKKNLEGQSFYAKGGRPFCKNHAR